Proteins encoded in a region of the Mucispirillum schaedleri ASF457 genome:
- a CDS encoding BspA family leucine-rich repeat surface protein has translation MSKSDLQAKLVQAVMDHDVDLVIQAIRDGAEVDSNVICQAESALQDLEIEYADDTALYAGRTAKNSDRDYIYRIVSRYAKGQKLDTIINSMFNRKTNSLKSKGVIITPKNKNELRKLITLKRQYLGDIDISQIKDLSGLFKDMHKTKTMRLDYYDDYDNVFHYDEVCRTDYGGIDRWDTSHVEYMDEMFYGFDFSEISDDSPLFKWISSLDVSNVKDMGYMFADSKDFNVDISDWDTSNVINMSYMFKNASKFNQDIGSWNTSNVLCMVGMFDGAESFKQNIDNWDTSSINKDYRKSNEKMYNFLDPEKLCRYIKFENCPTVPAWIKTPERENDKYIPKTKMELMMLVRDKNVSLADIDISNINDLSVLFLHCNRNFDGLETWDTSHVENMSHMFAFSRNFNHDISMWNTSKVKYMDGMFQETAFNQNINNWDISNVKDISMMFFCAREFNQPLDKWDTSNVESMYCLFLLAEKFNMDINSWNTSKVKNMSRMFQSMSFNKPLNNWNTSKVTNMESMFYNNNAFNQNISSWNVSKVTNFTGMFGEAASFNQPLNDWDISNATSLKSMFFRNKSFNQPLNNWNTSKVKNMHSLFEEAESFNQYIGDWDVSKVTEMSSMFSGAKHFNQDLSNWKPKSIKRLSWFLEDAKSFRYNLNSWDIEKGSVDTYCMLNGTKIPKPKWYE, from the coding sequence ATGAGTAAGAGTGATTTACAGGCGAAGCTGGTGCAGGCTGTAATGGACCATGATGTTGATTTAGTAATTCAGGCTATTAGAGATGGTGCTGAAGTAGATAGCAATGTTATATGTCAGGCTGAAAGTGCTTTACAAGATTTAGAAATAGAATATGCTGATGATACAGCTTTGTATGCAGGTAGAACTGCAAAAAATTCAGACAGAGATTATATATACAGAATAGTATCAAGATATGCAAAAGGTCAAAAACTTGATACTATTATTAACAGTATGTTTAACAGAAAAACAAACTCTCTAAAAAGTAAAGGTGTAATAATTACTCCCAAAAATAAAAATGAATTAAGGAAACTTATAACTCTTAAAAGACAATATTTAGGTGATATTGATATTTCACAAATAAAAGACTTGTCAGGCTTGTTTAAGGACATGCATAAGACAAAAACTATGAGATTAGATTATTATGATGATTATGATAATGTTTTTCATTATGACGAAGTATGTAGAACAGATTATGGCGGCATAGACCGCTGGGATACAAGCCATGTAGAATATATGGACGAAATGTTTTATGGCTTTGATTTTAGTGAGATTAGCGATGATAGTCCTCTTTTTAAATGGATAAGCAGTTTAGATGTATCAAATGTAAAAGATATGGGATATATGTTTGCAGATTCAAAAGATTTTAATGTGGATATAAGTGACTGGGATACATCAAATGTTATAAATATGAGTTATATGTTTAAAAATGCGTCAAAGTTTAATCAAGATATAGGCTCATGGAACACTTCAAATGTATTATGTATGGTTGGAATGTTTGACGGAGCAGAAAGCTTTAAACAAAATATAGATAACTGGGATACCAGCAGTATAAATAAGGATTATAGAAAATCCAATGAAAAAATGTATAATTTTCTAGATCCTGAAAAACTATGCAGATATATAAAATTTGAAAACTGTCCTACTGTTCCTGCATGGATAAAAACACCAGAAAGAGAAAACGATAAATATATACCTAAAACTAAAATGGAATTAATGATGCTTGTCAGGGATAAAAATGTATCATTAGCAGATATTGATATTTCCAATATTAATGATTTATCAGTTTTATTTCTTCACTGTAACAGGAATTTTGATGGATTAGAAACATGGGATACAAGTCATGTAGAAAATATGAGCCACATGTTTGCTTTTAGCAGAAACTTTAACCATGATATTAGTATGTGGAATACATCAAAAGTAAAATATATGGATGGCATGTTTCAAGAAACTGCTTTTAACCAAAATATCAATAACTGGGATATATCAAATGTAAAAGATATAAGCATGATGTTTTTTTGTGCTAGAGAATTTAATCAACCCTTAGATAAGTGGGATACTTCAAATGTAGAAAGTATGTATTGTTTATTTTTGTTGGCAGAAAAATTTAATATGGATATTAATTCTTGGAATACATCAAAAGTAAAAAATATGTCAAGAATGTTTCAAAGCATGTCTTTTAATAAGCCACTAAATAATTGGAATACCAGTAAAGTTACTAATATGGAATCAATGTTTTACAACAATAATGCTTTTAACCAAAATATCAGCAGCTGGAATGTATCTAAAGTAACAAACTTTACAGGAATGTTTGGAGAAGCAGCTTCATTCAACCAGCCACTTAATGACTGGGACATATCAAATGCAACATCTTTAAAATCTATGTTTTTTAGAAATAAATCTTTTAATCAACCGTTAAATAATTGGAATACTTCAAAAGTCAAAAATATGCATAGTTTATTTGAGGAAGCAGAAAGTTTTAATCAATATATTGGCGACTGGGATGTATCAAAGGTTACAGAGATGAGTTCTATGTTTAGTGGTGCCAAGCATTTTAATCAAGATTTAAGCAACTGGAAACCAAAAAGTATAAAAAGATTGTCGTGGTTTTTAGAAGATGCAAAATCATTTAGATATAACCTTAACAGCTGGGATATAGAAAAAGGCAGTGTAGACACATACTGTATGCTTAATGGCACAAAAATACCAAAACCAAAATGGTATGAATAA
- a CDS encoding LPS-assembly protein LptD, whose protein sequence is MKYKILLFFISIFFYHINAFAQINNTDISYILEADQVTQVGENMYEAVGNVVLKAKGLTITAEKVMYNSATTEVQADGNVKIESPEQKLEAGKIVYNLNAETGTAEDIQGFLAPFNYLCAKNMNKTGPTTFTVTDAKISACSGSVPEWSLSMYEGKLNIDGYMQLNHATVNIYDSPFIYVPKFFYPVSSNKKTGFLMPNIGYDETMGAIGNFQYFIAPDINYDFTIGLGLYSERGVQEQFEARYAHSEESKFYFAAEHIKDFGSEADMQSRWRATFKNQYIPVNNLYINLNGDYVSDYLYIRDYDDYSISMFNKKNYQNMFFGELKLKYVNDYIDTQIFYRRDMLYRDTTTGYTQNQLVRMPSIRVNKIVKEIPYVFLEYDLSYDRLVSKNTQYYYTSLNKPKDETEWAMNRFGAYGRLYVPIDAKFLTITPSAYIGYIRWQDSSLPFNFNDYYSPDFGGIYTLNDSTAEKYWGGADLTLTVKEIYKDYGIFRHSIQNNITLSYSPKLKHPTVNTITNYPNLLFNDVTSYQSSISYEFITSLIGKGWNVEFKAEQGYDFMAEKNNVLPLKLKLKASVLGYLTNSTELNYKHTGEFEENEPKIQYFSNTTTLRFFKYFFVTGSYTYNGAVYKNITSNTYNTTAQISSGINIWRIVLQGYYNWSGYNTDMSFNGLIPKSYGGSVLYNAECWSLGLNAEITNSIVNSIDGRYNKNDIKFFLLFSLRGLGDSNIQVFSINQEEPI, encoded by the coding sequence ATGAAATATAAAATACTACTTTTTTTTATATCCATATTCTTTTATCACATTAATGCTTTTGCTCAAATTAATAATACAGATATTTCCTATATACTTGAAGCTGACCAGGTAACACAGGTTGGTGAAAATATGTATGAAGCTGTAGGTAATGTTGTGCTAAAAGCAAAAGGATTAACCATTACAGCAGAAAAAGTTATGTATAACTCTGCAACGACAGAAGTTCAGGCTGATGGGAATGTAAAAATAGAAAGTCCTGAGCAAAAATTAGAAGCTGGGAAAATAGTATATAATCTTAATGCAGAAACAGGAACTGCTGAGGATATTCAAGGCTTTTTAGCCCCTTTTAACTATTTATGTGCCAAAAATATGAATAAAACAGGTCCTACAACATTTACTGTAACAGATGCTAAAATTTCAGCATGCTCTGGCAGTGTGCCAGAATGGTCTCTTTCAATGTATGAAGGTAAACTTAATATTGATGGATATATGCAGCTAAATCATGCAACAGTTAATATATATGACAGTCCTTTTATTTATGTCCCAAAATTTTTCTATCCTGTATCATCTAACAAGAAAACAGGGTTTTTAATGCCTAATATTGGCTATGATGAAACAATGGGTGCTATTGGTAATTTTCAATATTTTATTGCACCTGATATAAACTATGATTTTACTATAGGGCTTGGGCTTTACTCTGAAAGAGGTGTGCAGGAGCAGTTTGAAGCAAGATATGCTCATTCAGAAGAAAGTAAATTTTATTTTGCTGCAGAACATATTAAAGATTTCGGTTCAGAAGCAGATATGCAGTCACGCTGGCGTGCTACATTTAAAAATCAGTATATTCCAGTTAATAATTTATACATTAATTTAAATGGAGATTATGTTTCTGACTATCTTTATATAAGAGATTATGATGACTACTCTATTTCTATGTTTAATAAAAAAAACTATCAGAATATGTTTTTTGGTGAATTGAAACTTAAATATGTAAATGATTATATTGATACTCAAATATTTTATAGAAGAGATATGCTTTATAGAGATACTACAACAGGCTATACACAAAATCAGCTTGTTAGAATGCCTTCTATAAGAGTAAATAAAATTGTAAAAGAAATCCCTTATGTATTTTTAGAATATGATTTATCATACGACAGGTTAGTTTCAAAAAATACTCAATATTATTATACTTCTTTAAATAAACCAAAAGATGAAACAGAATGGGCAATGAATAGATTTGGTGCTTATGGCAGGCTGTATGTTCCAATAGATGCAAAATTTTTAACAATTACCCCTTCTGCATATATTGGATACATTAGATGGCAGGACAGCTCACTTCCATTTAACTTTAATGATTATTACAGCCCAGATTTTGGAGGCATATATACATTAAATGACAGCACTGCAGAAAAATACTGGGGTGGAGCTGATTTAACATTGACAGTAAAAGAAATATATAAAGATTATGGAATATTCAGGCACTCTATACAAAATAATATCACTCTTTCATATTCTCCAAAATTAAAACATCCCACAGTTAATACTATTACAAACTACCCTAACCTGCTTTTTAATGATGTTACTTCATATCAAAGCTCTATTTCTTATGAATTTATAACATCTTTAATAGGTAAAGGATGGAATGTTGAATTTAAAGCTGAACAAGGCTATGATTTTATGGCAGAAAAAAATAATGTGCTCCCACTTAAATTAAAATTAAAAGCAAGTGTATTAGGATATTTAACAAATTCTACAGAGCTTAATTATAAACATACTGGAGAATTTGAAGAAAACGAACCAAAAATCCAATATTTTTCAAATACTACAACACTTAGATTTTTTAAATATTTTTTTGTAACAGGCTCCTATACTTATAATGGAGCTGTTTATAAAAATATAACATCAAATACTTATAATACAACTGCACAGATATCTTCAGGTATAAATATATGGCGTATTGTTTTACAGGGCTATTATAACTGGAGTGGGTATAATACAGATATGAGTTTTAATGGCTTAATTCCAAAAAGCTATGGTGGATCTGTTTTATATAATGCAGAATGCTGGAGTCTTGGATTAAATGCTGAAATTACAAATTCCATAGTGAACTCTATTGATGGAAGATATAATAAAAATGACATTAAATTCTTCCTTTTATTTAGTTTAAGAGGTCTAGGTGACAGTAATATTCAAGTCTTTTCTATAAATCAGGAAGAACCTATTTAG
- a CDS encoding bifunctional folylpolyglutamate synthase/dihydrofolate synthase, giving the protein MNKFESYYADKFEFKNLDLSLNRIDNALTEAGFNEKSLGSIIHIAGTNGKGSTSFFLYQMLNLSGYKTALFTSPHILKINERISYSLSDISDDDMDNIFTPYQDNLIKNNLSYFEAVFFTAIMHFASKSPDFTILETGLGGRFDATNTNLINNKLCVITSMGHDHAAYLGNNIYGIINEKLGILRDNSTLILAYNKPFVLEYIKNTVKNKIKFIEKDMIISDKDYPYPYNENYTTSSYIYKLLLNHEFIYNTELKLPPCRMEKLGNVILDGSHNMSGILKIKETWKKQNISAVIFTVTNDRNIENTAEILKQVSHNLIVTTLPDNIRSIKEYSKNDIVFIQSPVEAIIYAKNHFTGTILVTGSFYLCAYIKEYLNGSRNEI; this is encoded by the coding sequence TTGAATAAGTTTGAATCTTATTATGCAGATAAATTTGAATTTAAAAACTTAGATTTATCATTAAACCGTATTGATAATGCTTTAACAGAAGCGGGGTTTAATGAAAAAAGTCTTGGAAGTATAATCCATATTGCCGGCACTAATGGTAAAGGGTCTACTTCATTCTTTTTATATCAAATGCTTAACTTGTCAGGATATAAAACTGCACTTTTTACATCTCCCCATATTTTAAAAATCAATGAAAGAATATCTTATAGTTTATCAGATATTTCTGATGATGATATGGATAATATCTTTACTCCATATCAAGATAATCTTATAAAAAACAACCTTTCATATTTTGAAGCAGTTTTTTTTACTGCAATAATGCATTTTGCATCAAAATCACCCGATTTTACAATTTTAGAAACAGGCTTAGGCGGCAGATTTGATGCAACAAACACAAATCTTATTAATAATAAACTTTGTGTAATAACTTCTATGGGACATGACCATGCTGCATATCTTGGAAACAATATTTATGGTATAATCAATGAAAAACTTGGTATTTTAAGAGATAATTCTACACTTATTCTTGCTTATAATAAACCATTTGTATTAGAATATATTAAAAATACAGTTAAAAATAAAATCAAATTTATAGAAAAAGATATGATAATCAGTGATAAAGATTATCCATATCCATATAATGAAAATTATACTACATCATCATATATTTATAAGCTTCTTTTAAATCATGAGTTTATATATAATACAGAATTAAAACTGCCACCATGCAGAATGGAAAAACTAGGCAATGTTATATTAGACGGCTCTCATAATATGTCTGGAATATTAAAGATTAAAGAAACATGGAAAAAACAGAATATTAGTGCAGTTATATTTACAGTTACTAATGACAGAAATATAGAAAATACAGCAGAAATATTAAAACAGGTATCCCATAACCTGATTGTAACTACACTTCCAGATAACATTAGAAGTATAAAAGAATACAGTAAGAATGATATAGTATTTATACAATCACCAGTAGAAGCAATTATATATGCAAAAAATCATTTTACAGGCACTATTTTAGTAACAGGCTCATTTTATTTATGTGCATATATTAAAGAATATTTAAATGGCAGCAGAAATGAAATATAA
- a CDS encoding DHH family phosphoesterase produces the protein MINKLLEAVKSKRKVLIQTHNNPDPDTIAAAFALKNLLTATLKKRVTIAYMGVIGRAENKEFVKLCKIDMHYITKLNLARYDYLILVDTQPGAGNIYETGQRLPDAVIDHHNLRTISTTVPFNDIRTNYGSTSTIIAEYYKELGITPDINTATALYYGIKTDTFGAGRGNTQADMDMISYVFPNASFAKLNKIETPELPRYYFKTIRKAVGQAIIYNDLIFCDLEEVRNADLIAEISDYLLRMREIKSSFVVGRIDQTCYFSIRNKTSKKAVGTIALSIVRGIGYGGGHMKSAGGQIPLKSKTYEQIIEILKSRLLKKLGIKNAEEKQI, from the coding sequence ATGATTAACAAATTACTAGAAGCAGTAAAATCAAAAAGAAAAGTTTTAATTCAGACTCACAATAACCCAGACCCTGATACTATTGCTGCAGCTTTTGCATTAAAAAACTTACTTACTGCTACATTAAAAAAACGCGTAACAATAGCATATATGGGAGTTATTGGACGAGCAGAAAACAAAGAGTTTGTAAAACTCTGTAAAATTGATATGCACTATATAACTAAATTAAATTTAGCAAGATATGATTATCTTATATTAGTTGATACTCAGCCTGGTGCCGGCAATATTTATGAAACAGGTCAAAGGCTTCCTGATGCAGTTATAGACCACCATAACCTTCGCACAATATCTACAACAGTTCCATTTAATGATATTAGAACCAACTATGGCTCTACATCAACTATTATTGCTGAATATTATAAAGAATTAGGAATTACTCCTGATATTAATACTGCAACAGCTTTATATTATGGTATAAAAACAGATACTTTTGGTGCAGGCAGAGGCAATACTCAGGCAGATATGGATATGATAAGCTATGTATTCCCAAATGCTTCTTTTGCTAAACTTAATAAAATAGAAACACCAGAACTGCCAAGATATTATTTTAAAACTATCCGTAAAGCAGTAGGACAGGCAATTATATATAACGATTTAATTTTTTGTGATTTAGAAGAAGTTAGAAATGCCGATTTAATAGCAGAAATTTCAGACTATCTTCTTAGAATGCGTGAAATTAAATCATCTTTTGTTGTAGGAAGAATTGACCAAACATGCTACTTTTCTATCCGCAATAAAACAAGTAAAAAAGCAGTTGGAACAATAGCATTATCCATTGTTAGAGGCATAGGATATGGCGGAGGACATATGAAATCTGCCGGTGGTCAAATACCTTTAAAATCAAAAACTTATGAGCAGATAATTGAAATATTAAAATCTAGACTTTTAAAAAAGCTAGGTATTAAAAATGCTGAAGAAAAGCAAATATAA
- the rsmA gene encoding 16S rRNA (adenine(1518)-N(6)/adenine(1519)-N(6))-dimethyltransferase RsmA has product MINLLEAFKNEDSFTKKKFGQHFLTNKAILDKIIEAANITENDNVIEIGPGCGVLTQLITETKASTIALEIDTELMEFLNRYLFFYKNLTIINQDASTADYDKIYEDKPVIIIGNLPYNVSVKIFEKAAMRKNIKNMVFMFQKEVADRIIAKPNSKAYSSLSVFTSYFFDTIKIKDISGANFWPNANVMSTVLKFVPKKEREFTGEKEQQFFKFLRHAFRQKRKTLKNNLHDIDDISSLLSQAGLINTSRAEELTLEKFKELFNITYEKHTF; this is encoded by the coding sequence ATGATAAATCTGTTAGAAGCATTTAAAAATGAAGATAGTTTTACAAAGAAAAAATTTGGTCAGCATTTTTTAACAAATAAAGCTATACTTGATAAAATTATAGAAGCTGCAAACATTACTGAAAATGATAATGTTATTGAAATAGGACCGGGATGTGGTGTTTTAACTCAGTTAATTACAGAAACAAAAGCTTCAACAATAGCTTTAGAAATAGATACTGAGCTTATGGAGTTTTTAAATAGATACCTTTTTTTTTATAAAAACTTAACAATTATTAATCAGGATGCTTCAACTGCTGATTATGATAAAATATATGAAGATAAACCTGTTATTATTATTGGCAACCTGCCATATAATGTATCAGTTAAAATATTTGAAAAAGCAGCAATGAGAAAAAATATTAAAAATATGGTATTTATGTTTCAAAAAGAAGTTGCAGACAGGATTATTGCAAAACCTAATTCAAAAGCATATTCTTCTCTTTCCGTTTTTACAAGTTATTTTTTTGATACAATAAAAATAAAAGATATAAGTGGTGCAAATTTTTGGCCTAATGCCAATGTAATGAGCACAGTTTTAAAATTTGTGCCAAAAAAAGAAAGAGAATTTACTGGTGAAAAAGAGCAGCAGTTTTTTAAATTTTTGCGTCATGCTTTCAGACAAAAAAGAAAAACTTTAAAAAATAATCTGCATGATATTGATGATATAAGCAGCTTGTTATCGCAGGCTGGTCTTATTAATACATCAAGAGCAGAAGAACTAACTCTTGAAAAATTTAAGGAATTATTTAATATAACTTATGAGAAACACACCTTTTAA
- a CDS encoding 3'-5' exonuclease — MRNTPFNQLTYTVIDTETTGYSPKYAKMVEIAAVKIYPDYQIDYNDTFSALINPEIDIPYNAYKIHRISNEMVQDKPLIHEVLPSFLSFASKSIIVGHNINFDMRFIEYEAACCLLELPFSCSIDTLKIAKKAVPGLSAYKLDNLINYFNINISLPENDRHRALFDAVNTAIILTECFKILEKQGICNISHL, encoded by the coding sequence ATGAGAAACACACCTTTTAATCAACTAACATACACTGTTATAGACACAGAAACAACTGGATACAGCCCAAAGTATGCAAAAATGGTAGAAATAGCAGCAGTAAAAATATATCCTGATTATCAGATAGATTATAATGATACATTCTCTGCTTTAATTAATCCAGAAATTGATATTCCTTACAATGCTTATAAAATACATAGGATATCAAATGAAATGGTACAGGATAAACCACTTATCCATGAAGTGCTGCCATCTTTTTTATCTTTTGCTTCTAAAAGCATTATAGTAGGTCATAATATTAATTTTGATATGAGGTTTATTGAATATGAAGCTGCCTGCTGTTTGCTGGAGCTGCCATTTTCTTGCAGTATTGATACTTTAAAAATTGCTAAAAAAGCAGTGCCAGGACTTTCTGCTTATAAACTTGATAATCTTATTAATTACTTTAATATTAATATATCACTTCCAGAAAATGACAGACACAGAGCATTATTTGATGCAGTCAATACAGCAATCATATTAACAGAATGCTTTAAAATACTAGAAAAACAGGGAATTTGTAATATTTCTCATTTATAG
- the rd gene encoding rubredoxin, with protein MKKYVCNVCGWIYDPAVGIPEDGIAPGTAFEDLPDDWVCPQCFVGKDEFSPLED; from the coding sequence ATGAAAAAATATGTTTGCAATGTATGCGGATGGATTTATGACCCTGCTGTTGGAATACCAGAGGATGGAATAGCTCCCGGCACTGCATTTGAAGATTTACCAGATGACTGGGTATGCCCACAGTGTTTTGTAGGTAAAGATGAATTTTCTCCACTGGAAGATTAA